The following DNA comes from Streptomyces pristinaespiralis.
GCGCAGCGGCGAGCCGATGCCGTCGAAGCCGACGACCAGGTCCCAGCGTCCGGCGGAGCCGTCGGAGAGGGTGACGTCGACGCCCTCGCCGTCGTCGTGCAGCTCGGTGACGGTGGCCGAGAACCGGATCGTCGCGCCGGCCGCCGTGGCCGCCGCGCCCAGCACCGCGGCGAGCGCGGGCCGCGGGATGCCGTTGTTGGAGGGGATGTCGCCCATCCGGGGCTGCGGTATGCGCGCCAGCGTGTTCCCCGCCGGGTCGGCGATGGTGAGGATCTCCCACTCGTACCCCGCCTTGAGGCAGTCGTCGAGGACGCCGATCTCACGCATCACATGGAGCGCGTTGGAGGGCTGGATGATGCCCACGCCGAGCGCGTCGAGCCGGTCGCGGATCTCCGCGACCTCCACGGTGTGGCCGCGCCGCGCGAGTGCCGTGGCGAGGGTGAGCCCGCCGATGCCGCCGCCGTGGACGAGGACGCGCAGGGGTGATGCCATCTCAGAAGTCTCCAGAGCAGGAAGGGCCGGAACAGGACGGGCCGGAACAGGAAGGTGCGGAGCGGGGACGGAAGGATGCGGGACAGCAGGCGGACGGTGGGCCCCAGTCGCTCAGACCGCGGCGGGAAGGCTCATCAGGTGGTCGACCAGCGCGAGCAGCACGTCCTTGCCGAACTCGCGCCGCCGGACGTCGCCGATCAGCAGCGGCACGTGCGGGTCGAGGTCGAGGGCGACCCTGATCTCCTCCGCCGTACGGGTGTTGTGCCCGTGGAAGCAGTTGATGGCCACCACGAACGGGATGTCCCGGCTCTCGAAGAAGTCGATCGAGGCGAAACTCGTCCCGAGGCGCCTGGTGTCCGCGATGACGACGCCACCGAGGGCACCGTTGACCAGGTCGTTCCACATGAACCAGAAGCGTTCCTGGCCGGGTGTGCCGAAGAGGTACACGACCAGCTCGTCGCTGACCGTGATGCGCCCGAAGTCCAGGGCGACGGTCGTCGTGTCCTTGTCGCCGATGCCGGCCAGGTCGTCGACGCCGACGCTCGCCTTGGTGAGGTACTCCTCGGTGCGCAGCGGGGCGACCTCGCTGACCGCTTCCACCATGGTCGTCTTGCCGACGCCGAATCCGCCGGCGATCAGGATCTTCACGGCGGCGGGCGCCGCCTGACTGATGGTCATGTGATTCAGAGTCTCCGGAGTCCGTCACGAACGGCGGCCAGCAGGCCCCTGTCGGCGCCGCCCGCCGCCCGCGCCACGGACAGCGGCGCGCGGGCGGTGAGCAGGCCCTGGCCCACGAGGTCGGCCAGCAGGATCTTGGTCACCGACACCGGGAGGTCGAGGTCGGCGGCGACCTCGGCGACCGCCGCGGGCCGCCGGCAACGGTCGAGGATCATCCGGTGCTCGGGCTGCAACCGCCCGGGGCGCACCGGGACACCGCGCCCGTCGCGCGGCTCGTCCGCCGTCCTCAGCACCGTGATGAGCGTGAAGTCGTCCCGCTCGGGGGCCGTACGGCCCCGGGTGATGGTGTACGGGCGGACCATCGTCCCCGAGCCGTCCTCCCCCAGGGCCTCGTCGTCCTCGTCCTCCCAGCCGGTGTTCACGCGACCGGTCCCTCCCCGGTACCGAAGGCGTCGAACTCCCCACGCACGGGCGTGCCGAGCTTCTGGCCGACCTGCTGGACGAGGTTGTGCATGGCGAGCGACATGACCTCCGCGTCCACCTCCTGCGACGCGACCACGGCAAGGTGGGTGCCCTGGCCTGCCGAGATGATGAACAGCCAGAGGTCGGCCAGTTCGACGATCACCTGGTGCACGACGCCGCCGTCGAAGAGCTGGCCGACCCCGCGGGCCAGGCTCTGCTGGCCCGTGCAGATCGCGGCCAGCCGCTCCGCCGCGGAGCGCTCGATGGTCCGCGAGTGGCTGACGACCAGCCCGTCGTCGGAGAGCAGGACGGCGTTACGGGTCTCTGCCACGGAGTCCACCAGACCGTCGAGCAGCCAGTCCAGGTCCTGGTGAGTGGCGGTTGTGCGTGTCATGACCGTTCTTCTCTCGTGGGACGGGTCGGTGCGGTGGGGTCGGGCCGGTCCGGGGGGCCGGCCGGGTCCGTGGGCGCGTCGCCCGCGCGGGCGGCCCGGGACCGTCGCTGGAACGCGCCGATCGTGGCGCCCGCACGGCGCGGGGCCGGCCGGAGCAGCGGATCGTCCTGCCAGCGCGGCGGCTTGGGCGCCACGGGCCGGTCGGCGGGGGCGACGCGCAGCTCGTCGACGAGGCTGGCCTGCCGCACCCGGCGGGGCAGCGGAGGCTCCGCCGCGGGCTCGGGGAGGCCGGGCAGGCCCGGCACGCCGCCGGAGGGACCGCCTGCGCCGTCGTGCGATACCTCCTGCCCGGCACCCGGCTGCACGGGGACCCCGTACGGGGCGGGGGCGCTCGTGTGCGGCGCGACGAGGGTTCCGTACGGCTCGGCCTGAGCCGCGTACGGGGCGGGGGTGGTCGCGTGCGGCTCGCCCGGAGTCGCGTACAGGGCGGGGCCGGCGACGTGCGGCCCGCCCGGAGTCCCGTACGGCTCGGCCGAAGTCGCGTACGGCTCCGGTGTCCCGTACGGCTCGGCGGGTGCCGGAACGTACGGGGGCCCGGCGAGGTCGTACGGCGTCCCGGCGTGGTCGTACGGCTGCCCGGACTCCGCGTACGGCAGGCCGGGGCCCCCGTACGAACCGGCGGACTCCCCGTACTGTCCGGGACCGTTCCCGTACGGCTCCCCTGCCGCGCCGTTCGGCTCCGGGTCGTTCCCGTACGGGTGCCCCGGCTCCTCCGCGTACGGCGGGGCGGCGCTCTCGTGCGGTGCCGCGGCGGCGGGGTTCAGCGTCGTCACGTCGGCGAGCGCCCTGCCCTGCACACGGGTCGGCAGCGCGTCGGTGTCCGCCACGGTGGCGGCGGACCCGGCGAGGGGCGCCACGGCGTGCACCGGCACCGCCGACGGGGCCGGCGCCTCCGGGTCCGTCCCGGCCACGGTCAGCTCGTGGGGGACGAGGACGACGGCCCGTGTGCCGCCGTACGCCGACGAGCGGAACTCGACCCGCAGCCCGTACTGGGACGCGAGCCGTGCGATCACGTGCAGGCCGAGCCGGATGTCGTCGGAGTGGGCCAGCACGTCCATCCGCGGCGGGCGGCGCATCAGTTCGTTGGCGTCGGCGAGCTGGTCCTCCTCCATGCCGAGACCACGGTCCTCGACCTCGATGGCGAGTCCGCGGCTCACTGCCGCGGCCCTGACCTCGACCGGACTCGGCGGGCGGGAGAAGGCGAGCGCGTTCTCGATCAGTTCGGCCAGGACGTGCGAGACCGGGCCGACCGCGCGTGCCGAGAGCCAGGGACTGCCGTCGAGGTCCAGCATGACGCGACGGTAGTCCTGCACCTCGCCCTGGGCCGAGCGCATCACGTCGAGCAGCGGGACCGGCTTGCGCCAGCGCCGGTGCGGCGAGCCGCCCGCGAGGATCACCAGGTTCTCCTCGTAGCGCCGCAGCCGGGCGGTGAGGTGGTCGAGGTCGAAGAGGCCGTCCAGCACCTCGGGGTCCTCGTGCCGGCGCTCCAGCTCGTCCAGCTTCTTGAGCTGCTGGCCGATGAGCTGCTGCGTGCGTCGCGCGATGCGCTGGAGCAGCCGCTCGAACCCGCGGTGCTGGTCGGCCTGTCGGACCGCGGCCTCCAGCGCGCTGGTGCGCGCGAGGTTGAGCGCCTCGCCGAGCCGGGTGAGCTCGTCGGAGGCACGGTCCTGGTCGTCCTGCTGGATGGCTCGTGCCTCGGCCTCGACGTCGATGCGCTCTCCCTGACCGAGCCGCTCCACGACGTCGGGGAGGGCCTTCTCCAGTGCCTCGGCCTGTTCCTGGAGGCGGCTGATGCGCCGGCGCAGGTTACGGGTGAGGCGCCAGGTGGTCCAGATGACGGCGACGACGGCGAGAAGGCCGACGACCGTGGTGAGCACCATCCGGAAGAGCAGCGACATGACGCTGCCCTTGCCCTCCTCGACCACGTGCGCGGTCCGCTGCTCCATGAGCGTCTTCAGCCGGGGCGTGAGCGTGTCCATCGCGTCGCGCCAGGTCCGCTCCTCGGCGCGGATCCTGATGTCGCCGGACGAGTCGGGGTCCGCGGGGCGCAGTACGGCGTTCTCGACGCGGGTCTTCGCCTGCCAGGCCGCACTGCCTGTGATCGCCTCCCACTCGGCCTTCTCGTCGTCCGGGAGGAAGGGCACCACCTTGGTGGCGTGCACGAACGACTGGCCGGCGACGGCCTGCCGGAACTGCTGGTACTCCCTGGTGCTCAGCCTGCCCCGCTCCCAGCCACGGGCGAGCAGGGCGTCGGAACGGGAGATCATCTCCTTGGCCCAGAACAGGTCCACGAGGGGCTGCGACAGGGTGGTGATGCGCCCGTTGTCGACGTGGCTGAGCGCGGTGAAGAGCTTCAGGTCGACCGCGATCAGGTTGGTGTAGTAGTCGTACACGGCCTCTTGCTGATCACGGTCGCCGCCGTCCACCAGGGCGCGCTGGGCGGGCAGTTGGCTGATCGCCTGCCGGGCTCCGGCGACCGCGTCCAGGACCTCGCGGGGCGCGTCGTCCTCGGTGACGTCGGAGAGGGACCGGAACCGGTCGACCGCCTCGTCCGTCAGCTCGCGCTGGCGCGCCAGGTCCGCTGTGGCGCCGTCGCGGCGTGCGAGCACCTCGGCGCTGAGCCGGCGTTCCTCCTGGAGGTTGTAGTAGACGACGTTGGACGGTTGGCCCGCCTTCTCTGCCAACAGCCCCTGGGCCGCCTGTCGTTGGAAGTCGAACAGTGTCTGGCCGCTGGTGACGCCCCAGAGGGCCACCAGTGCGATACCGGGGACGAAGGCGAGGACGAGCAGAGCCGTCCGCAGCGACATGGATGCCGAGCCGGTCCGCCGTGACGCGCGCGTGCGCAGGGCAATGCTCCTTGACGAGGGACCGACCTGACGGTTGGTCAAATTCGTGGTGCGCTCCGACGCGTGAATATTAGTCACACTGCGACACCACAAATGACTCGGGACCCTGCACAAGCATCATCCTTCACTCACACCACCGTCACGGGACCGGCCCGGGACGGGCCGTCAGGGCAGGTCAACGCCTCCCCCGACGGCCCGTGGCAGGACGGCCCCCTCACGCCTCGATCCGGGGGAACAGCGGAGCGGGAGCGGGAAGGACTCCGCCGACCGCTGTGCACTGCTCCTCGATGCGTGCCGCGGCCCCCGGCAGGAACGGCTCCAGCCGGTCGGCGAGGACCAGGCACGCCTGCAGGAGGGCGTCGAGAGCCCGGTCCAGGCGCTGCCCGGCGTCGGGGTCTCCGGCCCTTTCTGCCTTGGCCGACTCCCAGGGCCGGGTGGCGTCCACGCAGCGGTTGGCCTCCTCCACGATCGTCCATACCGCGGCCGCCGCCCGGCGGAAGTCGAAGCCTGCGAGGGCCGCCGCGATCAGGCGGGGGCTGTCGTCGCACGCCTCGGCCAGTGGCTTCGAGGTGAGCCCGAGGGGGCGCGACGCCGGAGGGCGGCCGTCACGGTAGCGGTGGACCATGGTGACGACGCGGTTCACCAGGTTGCCCAGCCCGCCGGCGAGGTCGCTGTTGGCCCGGTCCACGAGGCGTTCCCGCGTGAAGTCCGCGTCGCCGACCCGCGGTACGTCACGCAGCAGCCACCAGCGGACCGCGTCCGTGCCGGCGTCGGCGGCCAGTTCGACCGGATCGACCGTCGTGCCGCTCGACTTGCTGATCTTGCGGCCGTCGACGGTGAGATAGTCGTGGACCAGGATGTCGGTCGGCAGCGGCAGCCCCGCCGACAGGAGCATCGCCGGCCAGTAGACGGCGTGGAACCTCAGCACACCCTTGCCCGCCAGGTGGACCCGCCTGCCGCTCCCGCGCCACCACTCGTCGAACGTGTCGTCCCCGGTGCCGTAGCCGAGGCTGGTGACGTAGTTGCCGAGCGCGTCCCACCACACGTAGACGACCTGGTCGGGGTCGCCGGGGACGGGGATGCCCCAGCCGCGGGCGCGGCTCTGGGAGCGGGAGACGGAGAAGTCGTGCAGACCGCCCTCGATCAGGCCGAGGACCTCGTTGCGGCGTGAGGCGGGCTCGATCCGCAGCGTGCCGTCCGTGATCAGGTCCCGCAAGGTGCCGGCGTGGCGGGAGAGCCGGAAGAACCAGTTCTCCTCGGACACCCGCTGGGGCTCCGTGCCGTGGTCCGGACATCGGCCCTCTTCGAGGTCGCCTGGCGTGTAGAACTGCTCGCAGCCCACGCAGTACAGCCCCTCGTAATGCCTGCGGTACAGGTCCCCCGCCTCGGCGCACCGCTGCCACAGCCGTTCCACACCGGCGCGGTGCCGCGGGTCGCTGCTGGTGCGGATGAAGTCGTCCGACGACAGGGCGAGCGGTCCGCGCAGGGCGGCGAACGCGGCGGCGTTGCGGTCGACGAACTCCTGCACCCCGACGCCCTCCGCCTCCGCCGCGAGGACGTTCTTGAGCGAGTTGTCGTCCGTGCCGGTCAGGAAACGGACCTGTTCGCCGGACCGACGGCCGTGCCGGGCCAGCACGTCGGCCTGCACCAGCTCCAGGGCGAAGCCCAGGTGCGGCCGGGCGTTGACGTACGGGACGGTCGTGGTGATGTAGGTGCGTGCGGCAGTCATTCGGAAGCCTCCTCCTGTGCCGGGCGGGGCTTCCACCTGCGTACGCGAAAGAGGCCCCGTTCCCGGGGCCTCGGTACGTCACACGTCCGACTCAGCAGCCCCGTCTGCGGGGCATCATCGGGAACGAGTGCGTGGTCATGCCGGGAGGCTAGCAGGGGGCGGCGGGGCGGGGCCGGGCATTTTCCGCGGGCCGCGCCGCGCGCCCGCCCGTCATGCGGCCAGGGCGCGGTCGACGCGCCGCAGCACCGTCTTGTGAGTGACCCGCCGGCGCAGCCCGTCCAGTTCCCGCCGTGCGTCCCCGGTGCCGATGCGCGCGAGGGCCACCACGCCGGCCTCCGCGACCCTGACGGGGTACAGCCCGGAGTACGGGAGCCTCCTCAGCGAGGTCTCGACCAGCCGGGCGAGCGCGTCGCAGGTGTCGTCACGGGGCGGCAGCAGCGAAAGCAGCCAGGCGAGTGCCCGCAGCGCCTGGACGTTGTACGGGTCGTAGGCAGCGGGACCCTGCGAGCCCCGCAGCGGCACGGGGCGCTCCCGGCCCACGAGTTCGAACCACTGGTGGACACGGCGGCGGACCGGCTCCGGCCCCGCCGCGTCGAGCAGGTCCCGGCCCGTGTCCAGCCACTTGGCCGACGGCGCTCCCGCGCTGAGCGGGGCACGGTGGGCGAGCAGACGGTGCCAGGTGTCGCCGCCCCTCGCCGCGTCCTCGAGAGCCTGATCGGCCCATGCCTCACCCGGGTTGAGCACGGGGCCGGGGAAGCGGGTCAGCAGCTCACGCAGGGCCGGCTCGGCGTGGTAGTCGATCACGGTGCGCCGGAAGACGGCCAGGACCTCCGGTCCGGGTACGCGTCCGGCTTCGAGCTCCGCCTCCGCGAGCTCCCACTCCCGGTGCCCGGACGCCACATGGTCGCCGGCCGTCTTCCCGAGGACGGCCCGGCGCTCCGCCGCCATCAGGTCCGGATCGAGGCCGCGGGCCACGCCGGTCGCCGCCAGCAGCAACTCGGCCCTGAGGTAGGAGGTGTTCCTGCGGAAGACCTCCGCCGACGGCGCATCCGCCGCCGTGCGCGCATGCCATGCGGACCAGATGCCCGCCAGTTCCAGCCGGTCACGGTCCGGCAGCTGCCGCAGCCACGCCATGGCCTCGACGCCGGGCCCGGTCATGGACCCGTTGTTGCACGCGGCTTCCATGACCGACCGGGCGAGCCCGGCCAGGTCCCCGCGCTCCGCGAACTCGCGGTGGGCCGCGCCCTGCTCCAGCAGGATTCCGGGGTTGCTCAGCCATCTGCTCATGATCCGCAGCGTAGAAGACACCACCGACAAGAGCGCGGGTGAGCACGTTCCACCTCGTGGGCCGCGTACGCCGGACGACGAGGCCCTCGCGCCGCCGCGGGTGACGAGCCCTTGCGTCAGGAGGGGTCGGCGTCCTCCCGCACCGTGAGCCGGGCCACCTCCCGCATGGTGCGCAGGATCTCCGGCCGCGCCGCGGGGCGTGAGGCGAGGCCCCGGGGGCTGGGGTGCCAGGTCGCCAGGGTGCGGACCGCGGGGGCGTAGCGGGCGACGTACGCGGCCCAGCCGGCCTGGGCGCTGCGGCCCATGGGCACCACGACCTCCAACTTCGGCAGCAGCGAGATCACTTCGTGGAGGAACGGCGCCGCGAGCTGTACGTCGGTACGTCCCGCCGCGGCGATCCGGTCGGCCGTGCCCAGGTACCACGGAACGATGTTCCAGTGCAGGGAGTGCTCGTAGGCCAGCCCCGCCTCGCGACGGAGCAGCCAGCAGTTCTGGGCGGTCGGGTCGTTGTTGTCGACGGAGATGATCCCGCTGCCCGTGCGCCGCAGGCCCGCCCCGCTGCCCACGGCCTTCCTGCCGGGCGCCTCCAGCAGGAAGAGGCTGCGCGCCTCGACCCCGCCGGAGGCCGGGTCGAACCACGGAACGGACTCGCCCTGATCCAGCCGCTCACGCAGGTCGGCCACCCAGTCGTTGAGCGGGCGCACCGACGGACCGGTACGTACTGCCTTGAGCCGCGCGGTGAGGAAGACGGGATCCCGCAGGCTGCGGGGAGCCGTGGTGGGCGCGAAGCTTTTCACAGACATGTGGCGAAGTATGCCGCTTCAGGGCGGGAGTCGGCGTGAACCAGGCGCGCGCGCCGCGCAGTTGGCCGCACCGGTCGGCCGGCGGTCACCGCGGGTTCGAGCGCGCCGAGTGCCTGACCGGCCTCACGGCGGCTCACACCGCGGGCACACCGTCGGGGAACGCCTGTTCCGTCCAGATCGTCTTGCCGGAACGGGTGTAGCGCGTGCCCCAGCGCTGGACGAGCTGGGCGACGATGAACAGCCCGCGGCCGCCCTCGTCCTCGGCCGTGCTGTGGCGCAGGTGGGGTGAGGTGTGGCCGGTGTCCGCCACCTCGCACAGGAGCGTCCGGTCGCGGATCAGGCGGAGTTGAAGCGGTCCCTGCGCGTAGCGGACCGCGTTGGTCACCAGTTCGCTGACGACCAGCTCGGTCGAGAACGCCAGTTCGTCGAGGCCCCAGGTGCTCAGCTGCCCGGTGATGAGTTCCCGTGCCCGGCCGGCCGCCACCGCTTCCGCCGGCAGCTCCCACATCGCGACCTGCCCGGCGTCGAACTCGCGGGTGCGGACCAGGAGAAGGGCGGTGTCGTCGGCGGTCGTGCCGTCCGGCAGGAGCTCGGCGACCACCCGGTCGCACAGTTCCTCCAATGGCAACTCCCGGTGGGCGGCCAGCACTTGGCCCAGCAGGTCGAGCCGCTCGTCGATGTCGCGGTCACGGGCCTCCACCAGACCGTCGGTGAACAGGGCGAGGAGGCTGCCCGCGGGCAGGTCGATCTCCATCGACTCGAACGGCAGGCCGCCGAGTCCCAGCGGCGGCCCCGCGGGCAGCTCCGGGTAGTGGTACGAGCCGTCCATGGCCACGACCGCCGGCGGCAGATGCCCGGCGCGTGCCATCGTGCAGCGGCCGGAAACCGGGTCGTAGACCGCGTAGATGCAGGTCGCGCCGGTCGTCACGTCGGGATGCGGACCGGCTGCGACGTACGCCCCCGCCGCCTCTCCCGTACGCCCCTCCCCCGGCCCCTGGAACGCGTCGGAGGCGGGTACCACCAGGTCGTCCAGTCGTGCGAGGAGTTCGTCGGGGGCCATGTCCAGCTCGGCGAGGGCCTCCACGGTGGTGCGCAGCCGTCCCATCGTGACCGCGGCCGGCAGCCCGTGGCCGACGACGTCGCCGACGACCAGCCCGACACGTGCGCCGGAGAGCGGGATGAGGTCGAACCAGTCGCCGCCGACCCCGGTCGCCCCGTCGGTGGGCAGGTAGCGGTGGGCGACCTCCACGGCCGAGTGCCAGGGAAGGTGCTGCGGGAGCAGCTCGCGCTGGAGGGTGAGGGCCGCGGCGTGTTCGCGGGTGAAACGGCGGGCGTTGTCGATGCGGACGGCGGCCCTGGCCACCAGTTCGTCGGCGAGGGCGAGCTCCCCGTTGTCGAAGACCGCCGGCCGGCCCTCACGGGTGAAGGTGACGAGGCCCAGGGTCTCCGAGCCGACCCGCAGCGGCACGACGAGCGCGTTCTCGTCGAGCACCTTGCCGCCGGAGGACAGACTGCGAAGCTGCGGGGTCCCGGGCAGGTACTCGATGACCGTGCGGGCGGCCCGCGCCGGCGCCC
Coding sequences within:
- a CDS encoding GTP-binding protein, translated to MTISQAAPAAVKILIAGGFGVGKTTMVEAVSEVAPLRTEEYLTKASVGVDDLAGIGDKDTTTVALDFGRITVSDELVVYLFGTPGQERFWFMWNDLVNGALGGVVIADTRRLGTSFASIDFFESRDIPFVVAINCFHGHNTRTAEEIRVALDLDPHVPLLIGDVRRREFGKDVLLALVDHLMSLPAAV
- a CDS encoding DUF742 domain-containing protein, producing the protein MVRPYTITRGRTAPERDDFTLITVLRTADEPRDGRGVPVRPGRLQPEHRMILDRCRRPAAVAEVAADLDLPVSVTKILLADLVGQGLLTARAPLSVARAAGGADRGLLAAVRDGLRRL
- a CDS encoding roadblock/LC7 domain-containing protein, producing MTRTTATHQDLDWLLDGLVDSVAETRNAVLLSDDGLVVSHSRTIERSAAERLAAICTGQQSLARGVGQLFDGGVVHQVIVELADLWLFIISAGQGTHLAVVASQEVDAEVMSLAMHNLVQQVGQKLGTPVRGEFDAFGTGEGPVA
- a CDS encoding sensor histidine kinase encodes the protein MSLRTALLVLAFVPGIALVALWGVTSGQTLFDFQRQAAQGLLAEKAGQPSNVVYYNLQEERRLSAEVLARRDGATADLARQRELTDEAVDRFRSLSDVTEDDAPREVLDAVAGARQAISQLPAQRALVDGGDRDQQEAVYDYYTNLIAVDLKLFTALSHVDNGRITTLSQPLVDLFWAKEMISRSDALLARGWERGRLSTREYQQFRQAVAGQSFVHATKVVPFLPDDEKAEWEAITGSAAWQAKTRVENAVLRPADPDSSGDIRIRAEERTWRDAMDTLTPRLKTLMEQRTAHVVEEGKGSVMSLLFRMVLTTVVGLLAVVAVIWTTWRLTRNLRRRISRLQEQAEALEKALPDVVERLGQGERIDVEAEARAIQQDDQDRASDELTRLGEALNLARTSALEAAVRQADQHRGFERLLQRIARRTQQLIGQQLKKLDELERRHEDPEVLDGLFDLDHLTARLRRYEENLVILAGGSPHRRWRKPVPLLDVMRSAQGEVQDYRRVMLDLDGSPWLSARAVGPVSHVLAELIENALAFSRPPSPVEVRAAAVSRGLAIEVEDRGLGMEEDQLADANELMRRPPRMDVLAHSDDIRLGLHVIARLASQYGLRVEFRSSAYGGTRAVVLVPHELTVAGTDPEAPAPSAVPVHAVAPLAGSAATVADTDALPTRVQGRALADVTTLNPAAAAPHESAAPPYAEEPGHPYGNDPEPNGAAGEPYGNGPGQYGESAGSYGGPGLPYAESGQPYDHAGTPYDLAGPPYVPAPAEPYGTPEPYATSAEPYGTPGGPHVAGPALYATPGEPHATTPAPYAAQAEPYGTLVAPHTSAPAPYGVPVQPGAGQEVSHDGAGGPSGGVPGLPGLPEPAAEPPLPRRVRQASLVDELRVAPADRPVAPKPPRWQDDPLLRPAPRRAGATIGAFQRRSRAARAGDAPTDPAGPPDRPDPTAPTRPTREERS
- a CDS encoding methionine--tRNA ligase — protein: MTAARTYITTTVPYVNARPHLGFALELVQADVLARHGRRSGEQVRFLTGTDDNSLKNVLAAEAEGVGVQEFVDRNAAAFAALRGPLALSSDDFIRTSSDPRHRAGVERLWQRCAEAGDLYRRHYEGLYCVGCEQFYTPGDLEEGRCPDHGTEPQRVSEENWFFRLSRHAGTLRDLITDGTLRIEPASRRNEVLGLIEGGLHDFSVSRSQSRARGWGIPVPGDPDQVVYVWWDALGNYVTSLGYGTGDDTFDEWWRGSGRRVHLAGKGVLRFHAVYWPAMLLSAGLPLPTDILVHDYLTVDGRKISKSSGTTVDPVELAADAGTDAVRWWLLRDVPRVGDADFTRERLVDRANSDLAGGLGNLVNRVVTMVHRYRDGRPPASRPLGLTSKPLAEACDDSPRLIAAALAGFDFRRAAAAVWTIVEEANRCVDATRPWESAKAERAGDPDAGQRLDRALDALLQACLVLADRLEPFLPGAAARIEEQCTAVGGVLPAPAPLFPRIEA
- a CDS encoding uracil-DNA glycosylase; translation: MSVKSFAPTTAPRSLRDPVFLTARLKAVRTGPSVRPLNDWVADLRERLDQGESVPWFDPASGGVEARSLFLLEAPGRKAVGSGAGLRRTGSGIISVDNNDPTAQNCWLLRREAGLAYEHSLHWNIVPWYLGTADRIAAAGRTDVQLAAPFLHEVISLLPKLEVVVPMGRSAQAGWAAYVARYAPAVRTLATWHPSPRGLASRPAARPEILRTMREVARLTVREDADPS
- a CDS encoding SpoIIE family protein phosphatase, encoding MNGSVQAAGAWDAAGAWRPWGSAEAEDLRGPLDITVAATVVLDARDRVIGWSPAAEALLGHAAEDILGRPVDVFLCGTAPAAASGPPSGPAAGPPEPGPSPASSVLPGAPGLPFRGHEPRLARHRDGHAVPVEAAVSELAGGGTAARVLVLAETERLRVWESRLAMLDGLATQSPIGLAIYDTDLRLAWANAASSAEIGRPFPQYRGTHADELYPGGALVTQGHPRTLDAVMRQVLDTGEPVLDVQFLGELPSDPGRDHLWSCSYYRLEDAEGRVLGVCEDAFDITDRYDAQNRLALLVEAGRRIGTTLDAVVTAQELADVAVPGFASAVEVDIVPGVLEGGEPETGRPARGGFVRVARAPARAARTVIEYLPGTPQLRSLSSGGKVLDENALVVPLRVGSETLGLVTFTREGRPAVFDNGELALADELVARAAVRIDNARRFTREHAAALTLQRELLPQHLPWHSAVEVAHRYLPTDGATGVGGDWFDLIPLSGARVGLVVGDVVGHGLPAAVTMGRLRTTVEALAELDMAPDELLARLDDLVVPASDAFQGPGEGRTGEAAGAYVAAGPHPDVTTGATCIYAVYDPVSGRCTMARAGHLPPAVVAMDGSYHYPELPAGPPLGLGGLPFESMEIDLPAGSLLALFTDGLVEARDRDIDERLDLLGQVLAAHRELPLEELCDRVVAELLPDGTTADDTALLLVRTREFDAGQVAMWELPAEAVAAGRARELITGQLSTWGLDELAFSTELVVSELVTNAVRYAQGPLQLRLIRDRTLLCEVADTGHTSPHLRHSTAEDEGGRGLFIVAQLVQRWGTRYTRSGKTIWTEQAFPDGVPAV